The following proteins come from a genomic window of Vallitaleaceae bacterium 9-2:
- a CDS encoding glycosyltransferase family 4 protein produces MNKKILIIVENLPVPFDTRVWQEATTLVKEGYEVSVICPTGKGFMDLYEQKEGVHIYRHHLPEEGNGFWGYLKEYYIALREETKLAKRIYKERGFDVIHGCNPPDNIFLIARKFKKYGVQYIFDHHDICPELYIAKFGKKGLLYWSQIFFERMTYKYSAMAFVTNESYKKIAIERNHMQPKDVFVLRSGPKTERLTLRPSKVEIKHGKKYMVGYVGVIGKQEGMDYLVDAVMYIVNTCQRKDIFFGICGGGPYLETIKNRVQDLGLSEYIEFTGRVSDDKLLDYLNTADLCVNPDEYNEMNDRSTMNKVLEYMALAKPIVQFDLTEGRYSAKDASLYAKPNDAIDLGDKILELLEDEGRRKAMGESGYQRVQNELSWNHTSKALIAGYEYYFEQKAR; encoded by the coding sequence ATGAATAAAAAAATATTAATTATTGTAGAGAACTTACCAGTACCCTTTGATACACGGGTTTGGCAGGAAGCGACCACATTAGTCAAAGAAGGGTATGAAGTCAGTGTAATATGCCCTACAGGTAAAGGATTTATGGATTTGTATGAACAAAAAGAAGGTGTACACATATATCGACACCATTTACCGGAAGAGGGAAATGGGTTTTGGGGGTACCTTAAAGAATATTATATAGCGCTTCGAGAAGAGACAAAACTTGCAAAACGCATCTATAAAGAAAGAGGATTCGACGTTATTCATGGCTGTAACCCACCGGACAACATTTTTCTTATTGCAAGAAAGTTTAAAAAATATGGAGTACAATATATTTTTGATCATCATGACATTTGTCCGGAGCTATATATTGCAAAGTTTGGGAAAAAGGGACTGCTGTATTGGTCACAAATCTTTTTTGAACGTATGACCTATAAGTATTCAGCTATGGCATTTGTAACCAATGAGTCTTATAAGAAGATTGCTATTGAGCGTAATCATATGCAGCCTAAAGATGTTTTTGTTCTGCGTAGCGGACCTAAGACGGAACGTTTAACGCTTAGACCGTCAAAAGTAGAGATAAAGCATGGAAAAAAATATATGGTTGGATATGTAGGTGTTATTGGAAAACAAGAAGGCATGGATTATTTAGTTGACGCAGTCATGTATATTGTAAATACATGTCAACGCAAGGACATTTTTTTTGGAATTTGTGGTGGGGGACCTTATCTAGAAACAATAAAAAATCGGGTGCAAGACCTTGGATTATCGGAATATATTGAATTTACAGGGCGTGTATCGGATGACAAATTATTAGATTATCTAAATACCGCGGATTTATGTGTTAATCCTGATGAATATAATGAAATGAATGATCGATCAACCATGAATAAGGTTTTAGAATACATGGCGCTAGCAAAGCCAATTGTCCAGTTTGATTTGACAGAAGGCAGATACTCAGCAAAAGATGCTTCATTATATGCCAAACCAAATGATGCAATAGATTTAGGAGATAAAATTCTTGAGCTACTTGAAGATGAAGGACGAAGAAAAGCGATGGGGGAAAGTGGATATCAACGTGTCCAAAATGAACTGAGTTGGAATCACACAAGTAAAGCGTTAATTGCAGGATATGAATATTATTTTGAGCAAAAGGCTAGGTGA
- a CDS encoding glycosyltransferase, with product MKNKSIVVSRSDADWIKHFKMTGDIDYVQVHRDKQQSSLVGKMENFLGAYHFIKYLISHRKMINQYQSLIVTGNNVALAALLLRKLGILKNPKVVWWGFFLHSRASINLYRTLRVFFESKHVVYILFSYFEESLYKNVFGKNTTTFILPYGIWNETISISMEEQAYYFSGGYSNRDYLPLIEAFRGTTFELVIIASKLNVELDTIEIPNNVKILKDVDKDTFHNYMDKAAGVIIPLKNDLGSSGQMVTLNAMARGKLIIINDNSIMKEYIIHNESGFVVQHIESDLIPLLKKINKNPIDKKRIQENVRQRYIDLYSKKPCIENTATILKAINKT from the coding sequence ATGAAAAATAAAAGTATCGTCGTCTCGCGCTCAGATGCCGATTGGATTAAGCACTTTAAAATGACAGGAGACATCGACTATGTTCAAGTCCACAGAGATAAGCAGCAATCATCTCTTGTAGGTAAAATGGAGAATTTTTTAGGTGCCTACCATTTTATCAAATACTTGATTAGTCATCGGAAGATGATTAATCAATATCAAAGTTTGATTGTGACCGGAAATAATGTTGCGTTAGCAGCACTTCTCTTAAGAAAACTAGGGATATTAAAAAATCCTAAAGTTGTATGGTGGGGATTCTTTTTGCATAGTCGTGCCTCAATTAATTTATATAGAACTTTACGTGTTTTCTTTGAGTCAAAGCATGTCGTGTATATTTTATTTTCTTACTTTGAAGAAAGCTTGTATAAGAATGTGTTTGGAAAAAATACGACTACATTTATTTTACCCTATGGTATTTGGAATGAAACAATAAGCATATCTATGGAAGAACAAGCCTATTATTTTTCGGGAGGCTATAGTAACAGAGATTATCTTCCTTTGATTGAAGCGTTTCGAGGAACAACTTTTGAATTGGTCATCATTGCTTCAAAACTAAATGTTGAGTTAGATACCATTGAGATTCCTAATAATGTCAAGATACTTAAGGATGTTGACAAAGATACATTTCACAACTATATGGATAAGGCGGCAGGGGTCATTATTCCTCTAAAAAATGACCTAGGCTCGTCAGGGCAGATGGTTACATTAAATGCTATGGCAAGAGGTAAGCTCATTATCATTAATGACAATTCAATAATGAAAGAGTATATTATTCACAATGAGAGCGGGTTTGTCGTTCAACATATAGAAAGCGATTTGATCCCACTACTAAAAAAAATAAATAAAAATCCAATAGATAAAAAGAGAATTCAAGAGAATGTTCGCCAACGATACATAGATCTGTATTCCAAAAAACCATGTATTGAGAATACAGCGACAATATTAAAGGCTATAAACAAAACTTGA